GACGTCCAGCCGCCCGAGCTGGAGACCCGGATCGCGATCCTCCGCAAGAAGGCCGTGCAGGAGCAGCTGAACGCGCCCCCGGAGGTGCTGGAGTTCATCGCGTCCCGGATCTCGCGGAACATCCGCGAGCTGGAGGGCGCGCTCATCCGGGTCACCGCGTTCGCCTCGCTCAACCGGCAGCCGGTGGACCTCGGGCTGACCGAGATCGTGCTGAAGGACCTGATCCCCGGCGGCGAGGACGCCGCACCGGAGATCACCGCCACCGCGATCATGGCGTCCACGGCCGACTACTTCGGGCTGACCATCGACGATCTCTGCGGCTCGTCGCGCAGCCGGGTGCTGGTGACCGCCCGGCAGATCGCCATGTATCTGTGCCGCGAGCTGACCGATCTCTCGCTGCCGAAGATCGGCGCGCAGTTCGGCGGCCGGGACCACACGACCGTGATGCACGCGGACCGCAAGATCCGCGCGCTGATGGCCGAGCGGCGCTCGATCTACAACCAGGTCACCGAGCTGACCAACCGCATCAAGAACGGCTGAGGGCCACCGAGGCCGGCAGCCAGCCGTCAGGCGCGCCCAGGGCGCTCCGGGACCCGTTCCCGGAGCGCCCTTCTTGTTGCCGCGGCCTCCTGGGGAAGTGCGGGAGCGCAGTCAGGAAGAGCGGGGAGAGCGTTCCGTACGGCCCGCGAACGGGGCCTCTCAGAGCCCGCGAGCCGCCCGTAGCCCCCTGTCGGGTCCGTCCCGAGCCTGTGGAGCGCGCCGGCGGTGTTCGATTCCGGGCCTGGTCACGGCCTCTCTCCACAGATTGGGCAAGATTCTTCCGTCCACACCCTGGGGAGAGGAAAGTTATCCCTGTGGGATCCACAGGCTGGTGTACTGACGGGGCATCGGGGGAGGTCAGGTGGGTGTGGAATTGTGGCCAACCACTCTCCACAGCCTGTGGACAAAGTTTTCGTCCACAGGACGGTGGATGGCTTGTCCACCGTCCGCCCACAGGTGAGCCGCTGTTGTCCCCAGCGATCCCGGGCTTCTCCACACCGCTGTCCACTGTTCGGCAACGCAACACCCTCACTCACCGGGGCGAGTGAAAGCCGTCACATCAAGGTGCTGGGTTGGGCTGTGGGGAACGTGGGTAAAGCTGGGGATGGCACTGGGGAGAAGTACCCGTCCCCTGTGCATCGGGTGTGCAGAACTTTGGGCGGTCCACAGAACCGCTGGCTTATCCACGGCCGCCACCCACAGGGGCAGTGGACAAAAAATCCGCGCTGACCTGCGATGAAGCAGTTGTCCACGGTTTCCACAGGCCCTACTACTACGACCACGGATATCTACCGGGGAACTCGCTCGGAAACGGGGCCTGTGCACAACTTGGCCGCCGAGCGTCCCTGACGGGTCGAGTCGACTTGACCCCGAGCCGCACCGAGTGTCGGTGGCGTGCGTCAGACTGGTCTCCGGCAACCCAGCCGACGACGAAGGCCAGCAGGGCGAGAGCCAGCAACAGCAGGAGGCGGTTTCCGGTGAAGATCCGGGTGGAGCGCGATGTACTCGCGGAGGCAGTGGCCTGGGCGGCCAAGAGCCTCCCGGCCCGTCCGCCGGTGCCCGTCCTCGCGGGCCTGCTGCTGAAGGCCGAGGACGGCGCACTGAGCCTCTCCGGCTTCGACTACGAGGTCTCCGCGCGCGTCTCGGTGGACGCCGAGGTGGAGGAGGAGGGCACGGTCCTCGTCTCCGGCCGGCTGCTCGCCGACATCTGCCGCGCGCTCCCCAACCGCCCGGTGGAGATTTCCACCGACGGTGTACGCGTCACCGTCGTCTGCGGCTCCTCGCGGTTCACCCTCCACACCCTTCCTGTGGAGGAATACCCGTCCCTGCCCACGATGCCCACCGCCACCGGCACCGTCCCCGGTGAGGTCTTCGCCGCGGCCGCCGCCCAGGTGGCCATCGCCGCCGGCCGTGACGACACCCTCCCGGTGCTCACCGGCGTACGGATCGAGATCGAGGGCGACACCGTCACCCTGGCCTCCACCGACCGCTACCGCTTCGCCGTGCGCGAGTTCCTGTGGAAGCCGGAGAGCCCCGACGCCTCCGCGGTCGCGCTGGTCCCCGCCAAGACGCTGCTGGACACCGCCAAGTCCCTGAGCAGCGGTGACACCGTCACCCTCGCGCTCTCCGGCTCCGGCCAGGGCGAGGGCCTGATCGGTTTCGAGGGCGCCGGCCGCCGGACGACGACGCGTCTGCTGGAGGGCGACCTCCCGAAGTACCGCACGCTCTTCCCGACCGAGTTCAACTCGGTCGCCGTGATCGAGACCGCCCCGTTCGTCGAGGCCGTCAAGCGTGTGGCGCTGGTGGCTGAGCGGAACACCCCGGTCCGGCTGAGCTTCGAGCAGGGCGTGCTGATCCTGGAGGCCGGCTCCAGCGACGATGCACAGGCTGTGGAGAGGGTCGACGCCGACCTGGACGGCGACGACATCTCGATCGCCTTCAACCCCGGCTTCCTGCTGGAGGGCCTGTCGGCCATCGACTCCCCGGTGGCGCAGCTGTCCTTCACGACCTCCACCAAGCCGGCGCTGCTGAGCGGCCGCCCGGCCAAGGACGCCGAGGCCGACGACGCGTACAAGTACCTGATCATGCCCGTGCGGCTGTCGGGCTGACCGTGCCGAGCGGCCGGCTGCTCCTCGGGGTCCTTGCGGCGACTGGCTGAAGGGCCCCGATGAGCGGCTGAGCCCACAGCTGTGCACGGACCTGCGGGCGTAGGCTCGGACGCGGGTACAACAGCAACGACTACGTGCAAAGAGGGTCTCTGATGGAGCTCGGCCTCGTCGGTCTCGGCAAGATGGGCGGCAACATGCGCGAGCGCATTCGCCGCGCCGGCCACACCGTCATCGGATACGACCGCAACCCGGACCTGGCGGATGTCAACAGCCTCCAGGAGCTTGTGGACAAGCTCAAGGGCCCGCGGGTGATCTGGGTGATGGTGCCGGCGGGCGCCGCCACCCAGGCCACGATCGACGAGCTGGCCGGGCTGCTCTCGCCGGGCGACATCGTCGTCGACGGCGGCAACTCCCGCTGGACGGACGACGAGAAGCACGCCGTGGAACTGGGCATCAAGGGCGTCGGCTTCGTCGACTGCGGTGTCTCCGGTGGCGTCTGGGGCCTGGAGAACGGCTATGCGCTGATGTACGGCGGCCAGGCCGAGCACGTCGCCAAGGTGCAGCCGATCTTCGACGCCCTCAAGCCGGAGGGCGAGTTCGGCTCCGTGCACGCCGGCAAGGTCGGCGCCGGGCACTTCGCGAAGATGGTCCACAACGGCATCGAGTACGCGATGATGCAGGCGTTCGCCGAGGGCTGGGAGCTGCTGGAGGCCGTCGACTCCGTCACGGACGTGCGTGAGGTCTTCCGCTCCTGGCAGGAGGGCACGGTCATCCGTTCCTGGCTGCTCGACCTCGCGGTCAACGCACTCGACGACGACGAGCACCTGGGCAAGCTGCGCGGCTACGCGGAGGACTCCGGCGAGGGCCGGTGGACGGTCGAGGCCGCCATCGACAACGCCGTGCCGCTGCCCGCGATCACGGCCTCGCTCTTCGCCCGCTTCGCCTCCCGCCAGGAGGACTCCCCGCAGATGAAGATGATCGCCGCGCTGCGCAACCAGTTCGGCGGGCACGCGGTCGAGACCAAGAAGTAACAGCAGCAACAGCAGTACCAGCAAGGAAGCAGCCGGGGGAGGTCGGCGCACCGCCATGCACGTATCGCACCTGTCACTCGCCGACTTCCGCTCGTACGCCCGGGTCGAGGTCCCGCTCGACCCGGGCGTCACGGCTTTCGTGGGCCCCAACGGGCAGGGCAAGACGAATCTGGTCGAGGCGGTGGGCTATCTGGCCACCCTCGGCAGCCACCGCGTCTCCTCGGACGCGCCGCTGGTGCGGATGGGTGCCGAGCGGGCGGTCGTCCGGGCCGCGGTCGTCCAGGGCGAGCGGCAGCAGCTGATCGAGCTGGAGCTGAACCCCGGCAAGGCCAACCGCGCCCGTATCAACAGGTCCTCGCAGGTCAGACCGCGCGATGTGCTCGGGATAGTGCGGACGGTGCTGTTCGCGCCGGAGGACCTGGCGCTGGTCAAGGGCGACCCGGGCGAGCGCCGGCGGTTCCTGGACGAGCTGATCACCGCGCGCTCGCCGCGGATGGCCGGGGTGCGCTCGGACTACGACCGCGTCCTCAAGCAGCGCAACACCCTGCTGAAGACGGCGGCACTGGCGCGCCGGCACGGCGGCCGGCAGATGGACCTGTCCACCCTCGACGTCTGGGACCAGCATCTGGCCCGCGCGGGCGCCGAGTTGCTGGCCCAGCGCCTCGATCTGATCGCCGCGCTGCAGCCGCTCGCGGACAAGGCGTACGAGCAGCTGGCGCCGGGCGGGGGACCGCTGGCGCTGGACTACCGGGGCTCGGCCGGCGAGGCGCCGGCCGCGTCGACCCGCGAGGAGCTCTACGCCGTCCTGTTGGCGGCGCTCGGTGAGGCGCGCAAACAGGAGATCGAACGCGGGGTCACGCTCGTCGGCCCGCACCGCGACGATCTGCTCCTCAAGCTGGGGCAGCTGCCGGCCAAGGGGTACGCCAGCCACGGTGAGTCCTGGTCGTACGCGCTGGCGCTGCGCCTGGCCTCGTACGACCTGCTGCGCGCCGAGGGGAACGAGCCGGTGCTCGTCCTGGACGACGTCTTCGCCGAGCTGGACGCGCGCCGCCGGGAGCGGCTGGCGGAGCTGGTGGCACCGGGCGAGCAGGTGCTGGTGACCGCGGCGGTGGACGACGACGTGCCCGGTGTGCTGGTCGGGGCGCGCTATGCGGTAGCCGACGGCGCCGTGGAGAAGGTGACCTCGTGAGCGAGGAGCAGTCCGACCGGCCCAGGACCCCGGAGCTGTCCGGCGTGGACCTGGCCCGGCAGGCGCTGGTGGCCGCCAAGGAGCAGGCGCGTGCGCGGGGCGCGGCCGCCCAGCAGAAGAAGCAGGCCCGGCGCGGGGGCCTGCGCTCCGGCGCGCGGGCGGACGGTCGCGATCCGCTGCCGCTCGGTGCCGCGATCAACCGGCTGATCACCGAGCGCGGCTGGGAGACCCCGGCCGCGGTCGGCGGGGTGATGGGGCGCTGGCCGCAGTTGGTCGGGCCCGAGGTGGCGCAGCACTGCGAGCCGCAGCGGTACGACGAGGACGCCCGGGTGCTGACGGTGCAGTGCGATTCGACGGCGTGGGCGACCCAGCTGCGGCTGCTGGCCCCGACGCTGGTGGCCCGCCTCAACGAGGACCTCGGCCACGGCACCGTGAAGCTGATCAAGGTGCTGGGTCCGGGAGGTCCCGCACGCAGATACGGGGCGCTGCGGGCGCCCGGCAGCAAGGGCCCCGGCGACACCTACGGGTAGGCCCCGGGCAGCGGTAAACCCCTGCGACGGGTGAGACTCCGCTCACGGTAGCCGCCGGTTGACAGCCGGAAGCGCTGAGTGCCCGTGTGAGCGTCCTGAGGACCCGTCTCGAATATGGGGAGTCGGCGGACGGAGGTTCAGGGCGGCACATGACGACTCAGGTGCCTGCAAACCCCCATGAGTGTCGGCGCCACCGGTACACTGGTAGCAATCCCGCCCACTCGCGGAACATGTCGAACGACGCAGCCGCTCCCGCCTGACTCACCGGGGTGACCCACACAGGCGCGGAATGGCTCGTGCTGTGCCAGAAAGGGCGCTTCGTGGCCGACTCCGGCGACCTCAACGAGAACAACACAGCTTCTACTGAAGAGGAGGGGGTTCCGGCCGGCGCCATGGGCGACTCCTCGGAGGAGAAGTCGTACGACGCCAGCGCGATCACCGTCCTCGAAGGCTTGGACGCGGTCCGTAAGCGCCCTGGCATGTACATCGGCTCGACGGGCGAGCGCGGTCTGCACCACCTCGTGCAGGAGGTCGTCGACAACTCCGTCGACGAGGCGCTGGCCGGCCACGCCGACACCATCGAGGTGACGATCCTCTCCGACGGCGGTGTGCGGGTCGTCGACAACGGCCGCGGTATCCCCGTCGGCATCGTCCCGTCCGAGAACAAGCCGGCCGTCGAGGTCGTGCTGACGGTGCTGCACGCCGGCGGCAAGTTCGGCGGCGGCGGGTACGCGGTCTCCGGTGGTCTGCACGGCGTCGGTGTCTCCGTGGTGAACGCGCTGTCGACCAGGGTCGCGGTGGAGATCCGCACGGACGGCTACCGCTGGACGCAGGAGTACAAGCAGGGCGTGCCCACCGCCCCGCTGGCCAAGCACGAGGCCACCGACGAGTCCGGCACCTCGGTCACCTTCTGGGCCGACCCGGAGATCTTCGAGACCACCACCTACAGCTTCGAGACGCTGTCCCGGCGCTTCCAGGAGATGGCGTTCCTCAACAAGGGGCTGACCATCTCGCTCAAGGACGAGCGCCCGGACCACGTGGACGAGGACGGCAAGCCGCTCTCGGTGCGGTACCACTACGAGGGCGGCATCGTCGACTTCGTGAAGTACCTCAACTCGCGCAAGGGCGAGCTGGTCCACCCGACGGTCGTCTCGGTGGAGGCCGAGGACAAGGAGCGGAACCTCTCCGTCGACCTCGCCATGCAGTGGAACACCCAGTACAGCGAGGGTGTCTACAGCTTCGCGAACATCATCCACACCCACGAGGGCGGCACCCACGAAGAGGGCTTCCGCGCCGCGCTGACCGGCCTGATCAACCGCTACGCGCGCGACAAGAAGCTGCTCCGCGAGAAGGACGACAACCTCACGGGTGAGGACATCCGCGAGGGCCTGACGGCGATCATCTCGGTCAAGCTCGCCGAGCCGCAGTTCGAGGGCCAGACGAAGACCAAGCTGGGCAACACCGAGGTGAAGACCTTCGTCCAGAAGGTGGTCCACGAGCACCTCAACGACTGGCTGGACCGCAACCCCAACGAGGCCGCGGACATCATCCGCAAGGGCATCCAGGCGGCCACCGCCCGGGTCGCGGCCCGTAAGGCGCGCGATCTGACCCGCCGCAAGGGCCTGCTGGAGACGGCGTCGCTGCCGGGCAAGCTGAGCGACTGCCAGTCCAACGACCCGACCAAGTGCGAGATCTTCATCGTCGAGGGTGACTCCGCCGGCGGCTCGGCCAAGTCCGGCCGCAACCCGGAGTACCAGGCGATCCTGCCGATCCGAGGCAAGATCCTCAACGTCGAGAAGGCCAGGGTCGACAAGATCCTGCAGAACAACGAGGTCCAGGCGCTGATCTCGGCGTTCGGCACGGGCGTGCACGAGGACTTCGACATCGAGAAGCTCCGGTACCACAAGATCATCTTGATGGCGGACGCCGACGTCGACGGTCAGCACATCAACACCCTGCTGCTCACGTTCCTCTTCCGCTTCATGCGCCCGCTGGTCGAGGCCGGTCACGTCTACCTCTCCCGTCCGCCGCTGTACAAGATCAAGTGGGGCCGGGACGACTTCGAGTACGCCTACTCCGACGCGGAGCGGGACGCGCTGGTCGAGCTCGGCAAGCAGAACGGCAAGCGGATCCGCGAGGACTCGATCCAGCGGTTCAAGGGTCTCGGTGAGATGAACGCCGAGGAGCTGCGCGTGACGACCATGGACACCGACCACCGTGTCCTCGGCCAGGTCTCGCTGGACGACGCGGCACGCGCCGACGACCTGTTCTCGGTGCTCATGGGCGAGGACGTCGAGGCGCGCCGCTCGTTCATCCAGCGCAACGCCAAGGACGTCCGCTTCCTCGACATCTGAGCCCTGTCGGCCCGATCAACAGCCGCAGCTCGAAAGGACTTTGAACCACCATGGCCGACGAGAACCCCCCTGTGACCCCGGACGGCGTGACCGCCGAGGGCGCGCCCGCCGCCATCGAAGGCGTCGGGATGCGTGTCGAGCCCGTCGGGCTCGAGACGGAGATGCAGCGCTCCTACCTCGACTACGCGATGTCCGTCATCGTCTCGCGTGCGCTGCCGGACGTCCGGGACGGCCTGAAGCCCGTCCACCGCCGGGTGCTGTACGCGATGTACGACGGCGGCTACCGCCCCGAGAAGGGCTTCTACAAGTGCGCCCGCGTCGTCGGCGACGTCATGGGTACGTACCACCCGCACGGCGACTCCTCGATCTACGACGCCCTGGTCCGCCTGGCGCAGCCGTGGTCGATGCGGATGCCGCTGGTCGACTCCAACGGCAACTTCGGTTCCCCGGGCAACGACCCGGCCGCGGCCATGCGGTACACCGAGTGCAAGATGAAGTCGCTGTCCATGGAGATGCTCCGGGACATCGACGAGGAGACCGTCGACTTCCAGGACAACTACGACGGCCGTAACCAGGAGCCGACGGTCCTGCCGTCCCGCTTCCCCAACCTGCTGATCAACGGCTCGGCCGGTATCGCGGTCGGTATGGCCACCAACATCCCGCCGCACAACCTGCGCGAGGTCGCCGCCGGTGCCCAGTGGGCGCTGGAGCACCCGGAGGCATCCCACGAGGAGCTGCTGGAAGCCCTGATCGAGCGGATCAAGGGCCCGGACTTCCCCACCGGCGCGCTGGTCGTGGGCCGCAAGGGCATCGAGGAGGCGTACCGCACCGGCCGTGGCTCGATCACAATGCGCGCGGTGGTGGCCGTCGAGGAGATCCAGAACCGCCAGTGCCTGGTGGTCACCGAGCTGCCCTACCAGGTCAACCCGGACAACCTCGCCCAGAAGATCGCCGACCTGGTGAAGGACGGCAAGATCGGCGGCATCGCGGACGTCCGTGACGAGACCTCGTCGCGCACGGGCCAGCGTCTGGTGATCGTCCTCAAGCGGGACGCGGTCGCCAAGGTCGTCCTCAACAACCTCTACAAGCACACCGACCTGCAGACCAACTTCGGCGCGAACATGCTCGCGCTGGTCGACGGGGTGCCGCGCACACTCTCCCTGGACGCGTTCATCCGCAACTGGGTGACGCACCAGGTCGAGGTCATCGTGCGGCGGACGAAGTTCCGGCTGCGCAAGGCCGAGGAGCGGGCGCACATCCTGCGCGGTCTGCTCAAGGCGCTGGACGCCATCGACGAGGTCATCGCGCTGATCCGGCGCAGTGACACGGTCGAGGTGGCGCGCGAGGGCCTGATGGGCCTGCTGCAGATCGACGAGATCCAGGCGAACGCCATTCTCGAGATGCAGCTGCGCCGGCTGGCCGCCCTGGAGCGCCAGAAGATCACCGCCGAGCACGACGAGCTGCAGCGCAAGATCAACGAGTACAACGCGATCCTGGCCTCGCCGGAGCGGCAGCGCCAGATCATCAGCGAGGAACTCGCCGCGATCGTCGAGAAGTTCGGCGACGACCGGCGCTCCAAGCTGGTGCCCTTCGAGGGCGACATGTCCATCGAGGACCTGATCGCCGAGGAGGACATCGTCGTCACGATCACCCGTGGCGGCTATGTGAAGCGCACGAAGACCGATGACTACCGCTCGCAGAAGCGCGGCGGCAAGGGCGTCCGGGGCACGAAGCTCAAGGAAGACGACATCGTCGACCACTTCTTCGTCTCCACCACCCACCACTGGCTGCTGTTCTTCACGAACAAGGGCCGGGTCTACCGCGCCAAGGCGTACGAGCTGCCGGACGCCGGCCGTGACGCACGCGGTCAGCACGTGGCCAACCTCCTGGCCTTCCAGCCGGACGAGCAGATCGCGCAGATCCTGGCGATCCGCGACTACGAGGCCGTGCCGTACCTGGTGCTCGCCACCAAGGCCGGCCTGGTCAAGAAGACGCCGCTCAAGGACTACGACTCGCCCCGCTCCGGCGGTGTGATCGCGATCAACCTGCGCGAGCAGGAGGACGGCACGGACGACGAGCTGATCGGCGCCGAGCTGGTGTCGGAGCACGACGACCTGCTGCTGATCAGCAAGAAGGCCCAGTCGATCCGCTTCACGGCGACGGACGAGGCGCTGCGCCCGATGGGCCGGGCCACGTCCGGTGTGAAGGGCATGAGCTTCCGCGAGGGCGACGAACTGCTCTCGATGAACGTGGTCCGCGCGAACACCTACGTCTTCACGGCGACCGACGGCGGCTACGCCAAGCGCACCGCGGTCGACGAGTACCGCGTCCAGGGCCGCGGCGGTCTCGGCATCAAGGCCGCCAAGATCGTCGAGGACCGGGGTTCGCTGGTCGGGGCGCTGGTCGTCGAGGAGACCGACGAGATCCTGGCGATCACGCTCAGCGGTGGCGTCATCCGTACGCGGGTCAACGAGGTGCGCGAGACCGGTCGTGACACCATGGGCGTCCAACTGATCAACCTGGGCAAGCGCGATGCCGTCGTCGGCATCGCACGGAACGCCGAGGCGGGCCGCGAGGCCGAAGAGGTCGACGGGGACGTGGTGCCCGACGAGACCGACGCGGCCGAGGGGACCGAGCCCGCGGCGGAGTAGCACAAGGAGCAGGTCGTGAGTGGAGCCACGGGCGCTACAGCGGGTGGACGAGGAGCAGCGAAGGACTCCTCGTCCGGGCCCGCTACCGTGACGGAAGACAGCGCCCGTGGCTCTGCCGTTTCCGACAACGGCCCCCGGGACGAGGGCTCGCCGCACCAGGGGGGAACCGTGACAGACACCCGTCAGCCGCAGCCGCAGCCTGAGCCTCAGGGCCAGCCCCGGCAGACGCAGGACGGCCGCCAGCAGCCGTACCAGCCGCCTCAGGCGTATCCCAGCGGTGCCGGGCGGGGAGAGGGGCCGGCGGCCCGCCTGCCGCGTACGGACGCCCGTACGGTCCCGCGGACGCGCAAGGCCCGGCTGCGGGTGGCCCGGGCCGATCCGTGGTCGGTGATGAAGGTCAGCTTCCTGCTCTCCATCGCGCTCGGCATCTGCACGGTCGTGGCCGCCGCGGTGCTGTGGATGGTCATGAACGCGATGGGCGTCTTCTCCACGGTCGGCGGGACGATCAGCGAGGCGACCGCC
The sequence above is a segment of the Streptomyces lydicus genome. Coding sequences within it:
- the dnaN gene encoding DNA polymerase III subunit beta gives rise to the protein MKIRVERDVLAEAVAWAAKSLPARPPVPVLAGLLLKAEDGALSLSGFDYEVSARVSVDAEVEEEGTVLVSGRLLADICRALPNRPVEISTDGVRVTVVCGSSRFTLHTLPVEEYPSLPTMPTATGTVPGEVFAAAAAQVAIAAGRDDTLPVLTGVRIEIEGDTVTLASTDRYRFAVREFLWKPESPDASAVALVPAKTLLDTAKSLSSGDTVTLALSGSGQGEGLIGFEGAGRRTTTRLLEGDLPKYRTLFPTEFNSVAVIETAPFVEAVKRVALVAERNTPVRLSFEQGVLILEAGSSDDAQAVERVDADLDGDDISIAFNPGFLLEGLSAIDSPVAQLSFTTSTKPALLSGRPAKDAEADDAYKYLIMPVRLSG
- the gnd gene encoding phosphogluconate dehydrogenase (NAD(+)-dependent, decarboxylating), giving the protein MELGLVGLGKMGGNMRERIRRAGHTVIGYDRNPDLADVNSLQELVDKLKGPRVIWVMVPAGAATQATIDELAGLLSPGDIVVDGGNSRWTDDEKHAVELGIKGVGFVDCGVSGGVWGLENGYALMYGGQAEHVAKVQPIFDALKPEGEFGSVHAGKVGAGHFAKMVHNGIEYAMMQAFAEGWELLEAVDSVTDVREVFRSWQEGTVIRSWLLDLAVNALDDDEHLGKLRGYAEDSGEGRWTVEAAIDNAVPLPAITASLFARFASRQEDSPQMKMIAALRNQFGGHAVETKK
- the recF gene encoding DNA replication/repair protein RecF (All proteins in this family for which functions are known are DNA-binding proteins that assist the filamentation of RecA onto DNA for the initiation of recombination or recombinational repair.) — encoded protein: MHVSHLSLADFRSYARVEVPLDPGVTAFVGPNGQGKTNLVEAVGYLATLGSHRVSSDAPLVRMGAERAVVRAAVVQGERQQLIELELNPGKANRARINRSSQVRPRDVLGIVRTVLFAPEDLALVKGDPGERRRFLDELITARSPRMAGVRSDYDRVLKQRNTLLKTAALARRHGGRQMDLSTLDVWDQHLARAGAELLAQRLDLIAALQPLADKAYEQLAPGGGPLALDYRGSAGEAPAASTREELYAVLLAALGEARKQEIERGVTLVGPHRDDLLLKLGQLPAKGYASHGESWSYALALRLASYDLLRAEGNEPVLVLDDVFAELDARRRERLAELVAPGEQVLVTAAVDDDVPGVLVGARYAVADGAVEKVTS
- a CDS encoding DUF721 domain-containing protein, with product MSEEQSDRPRTPELSGVDLARQALVAAKEQARARGAAAQQKKQARRGGLRSGARADGRDPLPLGAAINRLITERGWETPAAVGGVMGRWPQLVGPEVAQHCEPQRYDEDARVLTVQCDSTAWATQLRLLAPTLVARLNEDLGHGTVKLIKVLGPGGPARRYGALRAPGSKGPGDTYG
- the gyrB gene encoding DNA topoisomerase (ATP-hydrolyzing) subunit B, producing MLCQKGRFVADSGDLNENNTASTEEEGVPAGAMGDSSEEKSYDASAITVLEGLDAVRKRPGMYIGSTGERGLHHLVQEVVDNSVDEALAGHADTIEVTILSDGGVRVVDNGRGIPVGIVPSENKPAVEVVLTVLHAGGKFGGGGYAVSGGLHGVGVSVVNALSTRVAVEIRTDGYRWTQEYKQGVPTAPLAKHEATDESGTSVTFWADPEIFETTTYSFETLSRRFQEMAFLNKGLTISLKDERPDHVDEDGKPLSVRYHYEGGIVDFVKYLNSRKGELVHPTVVSVEAEDKERNLSVDLAMQWNTQYSEGVYSFANIIHTHEGGTHEEGFRAALTGLINRYARDKKLLREKDDNLTGEDIREGLTAIISVKLAEPQFEGQTKTKLGNTEVKTFVQKVVHEHLNDWLDRNPNEAADIIRKGIQAATARVAARKARDLTRRKGLLETASLPGKLSDCQSNDPTKCEIFIVEGDSAGGSAKSGRNPEYQAILPIRGKILNVEKARVDKILQNNEVQALISAFGTGVHEDFDIEKLRYHKIILMADADVDGQHINTLLLTFLFRFMRPLVEAGHVYLSRPPLYKIKWGRDDFEYAYSDAERDALVELGKQNGKRIREDSIQRFKGLGEMNAEELRVTTMDTDHRVLGQVSLDDAARADDLFSVLMGEDVEARRSFIQRNAKDVRFLDI
- the gyrA gene encoding DNA gyrase subunit A translates to MADENPPVTPDGVTAEGAPAAIEGVGMRVEPVGLETEMQRSYLDYAMSVIVSRALPDVRDGLKPVHRRVLYAMYDGGYRPEKGFYKCARVVGDVMGTYHPHGDSSIYDALVRLAQPWSMRMPLVDSNGNFGSPGNDPAAAMRYTECKMKSLSMEMLRDIDEETVDFQDNYDGRNQEPTVLPSRFPNLLINGSAGIAVGMATNIPPHNLREVAAGAQWALEHPEASHEELLEALIERIKGPDFPTGALVVGRKGIEEAYRTGRGSITMRAVVAVEEIQNRQCLVVTELPYQVNPDNLAQKIADLVKDGKIGGIADVRDETSSRTGQRLVIVLKRDAVAKVVLNNLYKHTDLQTNFGANMLALVDGVPRTLSLDAFIRNWVTHQVEVIVRRTKFRLRKAEERAHILRGLLKALDAIDEVIALIRRSDTVEVAREGLMGLLQIDEIQANAILEMQLRRLAALERQKITAEHDELQRKINEYNAILASPERQRQIISEELAAIVEKFGDDRRSKLVPFEGDMSIEDLIAEEDIVVTITRGGYVKRTKTDDYRSQKRGGKGVRGTKLKEDDIVDHFFVSTTHHWLLFFTNKGRVYRAKAYELPDAGRDARGQHVANLLAFQPDEQIAQILAIRDYEAVPYLVLATKAGLVKKTPLKDYDSPRSGGVIAINLREQEDGTDDELIGAELVSEHDDLLLISKKAQSIRFTATDEALRPMGRATSGVKGMSFREGDELLSMNVVRANTYVFTATDGGYAKRTAVDEYRVQGRGGLGIKAAKIVEDRGSLVGALVVEETDEILAITLSGGVIRTRVNEVRETGRDTMGVQLINLGKRDAVVGIARNAEAGREAEEVDGDVVPDETDAAEGTEPAAE
- a CDS encoding DUF3566 domain-containing protein; the encoded protein is MSGATGATAGGRGAAKDSSSGPATVTEDSARGSAVSDNGPRDEGSPHQGGTVTDTRQPQPQPEPQGQPRQTQDGRQQPYQPPQAYPSGAGRGEGPAARLPRTDARTVPRTRKARLRVARADPWSVMKVSFLLSIALGICTVVAAAVLWMVMNAMGVFSTVGGTISEATANGDGGGFDLQGFLSLPRVLLFTSIIAVIDVVLATALATLGAFIYNLSAGLVGGVELTLAEDE